One segment of Primulina tabacum isolate GXHZ01 chromosome 6, ASM2559414v2, whole genome shotgun sequence DNA contains the following:
- the LOC142549616 gene encoding small ribosomal subunit protein eS7-like: protein MFTAAQKIHKDKNAEPTEFEENVAQALFDLENTNQEIKSDLKDLYINSALQIDVSGGKKAVVIHVPFRLRKAFRKIQPRLVRELEKKFSGKEVVLIATRRISRPPKKGSAVQRPRTRTLTSVHEAILEDIVYPSEIVGKRTRYRLDGSKIMKVFLDPKAKNDTENKLETFAGVYRKLSGKDVVFEFPITEA, encoded by the exons ATGTTCACTGCGGCGCAAAAGATTCACAAGGACAAAAATGCTGAGCCCACTGAATTTGAGGAGAATGTTGCCCAG GCTCTTTTTGATTTGGAAAACACAAACCAAGAAATTAAAAGTGACTTGAAAGATCTTTACATCAACTCCGCATT GCAAATTGATGTTTCTGGAGGCAAGAAGGCTGTAGTTATTCAtgttcctttcagattgaggaAAGCTTTCCGCAAGATTCAACCCAGATTAGTGAGAGAACTTGAGAAGAAATTTAGCGGAAAG GAAGTTGTCCTTATTGCTACGAGAAGGATTTCGCGCCCACCAAAGAAGGGTTCTGCCGTTCAAAGGCCTCGTACCCGCACTCTTACTAGTGTGCATGAAGCCATTCTCGAGGATATAGTTTATCCTTCTGAGATTGTTGGAAAGCGCACAAGATACAGGCTTGATGGTTCTAAGATAATGAAG GTCTTCTTGGATCCTAAAGCCAAGAATGATACCGAGAATAAGCTAGAGACTTTTGCTGGAGTCTACAGGAAGCTCTCAGGGAAAGATGTCGTCTTTgagtttccaataacagaggcTTGA
- the LOC142549617 gene encoding mannose-6-phosphate isomerase 2-like: protein MGTENQGIFRLKCCVKNYDWGRVGKESSVAWLHAKNGGEVVRDDDPYAEFWMGSHDSGPSYVVVPVANGGSGDLVSLKEWIERNPAVLGDEVLRKWGPDLPFLFKVLSVAKALSIQAHPDKDLAAILHKQQPEVYKDDNHKPEMALAVTQFEALCGFVGIEELKRVLHDVPEIVEVVGSPCADQVLHMSKQDGEKNRKGVLQTLFTELMSVNKATISDVISNLISRLTRKREVTELTDKEQLVLKLENQYPGDIGVLAAFLLNYVKLNPGEALYLGANEPHAYIFGECVECMATSDNVVRAGLTPKHRDVQTLCSMLTYKQGFPEILYGVVSNPFTRKYIPPFDEFEVDQCILPQETSTVFPAVPGPSIFVVMAGAGTLCTASSEECITEGDVLFIPANIEITAASTSGMNLYRAGVNSHFFEPSHFAVPN, encoded by the exons ATGGGTACTGAGAATCAAGGGATCTTTAGGCTCAAGTGCTGTGTGAAGAACTACGATTGGGGAAGAGTTGGGAAAGAATCCAGCGTAGCGTGGTTGCACGCGAAGAATGGTGGGGAAGTGGTCCGGGATGATGATCCCTATGCCGAGTTCTGGATGGGGAGCCACGACTCCGGCCCTTCTTACGTCGTCGTGCCGGTGGCTAACGGTGGTTCCGGGGACTTGGTGAGTTTGAAGGAGTGGATTGAGCGGAACCCGGCTGTGCTTGGAGATGAAGTGCTGAGAAAATGGGGTCCCGATCTCCCTTTTCTCTTCAAG GTACTTTCTGTAGCAAAAGCACTGTCAATACAGGCTCATCCAGACAAGGATTTGGCTGCAATCCTGCATAAGCAACAGCCAGAAGTGTACAAAGATGATAATCACAAGCCCGAGATGGCTTTGGCTGTTACTCAGTTCGAGGCTTTGTGTGGGTTTGTTGGGATTGAG GAACTTAAGCGTGTCCTTCACGATGTCCCTGAGATTGTTGAGGTGGTTGGCAGTCCATGTGCAGATCAAGTGTTACATATGAGTAAACAAGATGGTGAGAAGAATAGGAAAGGGGTCTTGCAAACCTTATTTACAGAGCTCATGTCGGTTAACAAGGCAACGATATCTGATGTTATCTCCAACTTGATAAGTCGACTTACCAGAAAGCGTGAG GTGACAGAGCTGACAGATAAGGAGCAATTGGTTTTAAAGCTTGAGAATCAATATCCAGGAGATATTGGCGTCTTAGCAGCCTTCTTGTTAAATTATGTGAAACTTAATCCAGGTGAAGCCCTATACCTGGGAGCAAATGAGCCTCATGCCTATATATTTGGTGAATGTGTCGAGTGCATGGCAACGTCTGACAACGTTGTACGTGCTGGTCTTACACCAAAGCACCGGGATGTCCAAACTCTCTGTTCTATGCTCACATACAAACAG GGTTTTCCAGAAATCCTATATGGGGTTGTTTCAAATCCTTTTACGAGGAAATACATTCCTCCATTTGATGAATTCGAGGTGGATCAGTGCATTCTTCCACAAGAAACATCAACAGTTTTCCCTGCTGTTCCTGGCCCTTCAATTTTTGTGGTGATGGCTGGTGCCGGAACATTGTGTACAGCTTCATCTGAAGAGTGTATTACTGAAGGCGATGTGTTGTTTATACCCGCAAACATAGAGATCACTGCTGCCTCTACTTCAGGTATGAATCTGTATCGTGCAGGAGTAAACAGCCATTTTTTCGAGCCATCACATTTTGCTGTTCCAAATTAG
- the LOC142548243 gene encoding uncharacterized protein LOC142548243, producing MLGFESLMLSFLSEKTQMSQPFFIIYSGIITILIHSLAKNLKYLSRAMAIEVFPDSPNGRKSPRISFSHDLPQTDLVPIEQHIGSGPASSSNDFNFCAYRASFDQESSSADELFSGGKIITTEIKKRQSPSRTSYEPPPPPPPPPPPPPPPLQLPPPLQCLEVTENKSRSAKSFRLDAESEDKEQNHKPSFWSFKRSTSLNCSSGYARRFCSLPVFARSYSTGSAASAKRSSVSNNPKQNIAKYSPNMHWEKPKSASCTANHQRPPLKKNKNSSNNGIKVNPVLHIPLANIFGWASIFSGGKDKNKKKY from the coding sequence ATGTTAGGTTTTGAATCTTTAATGCTTTCTTTTTTATCTGAAAAAACACAAATGTCCCAACCGTTTTTTATAATATACAGTGGCATTATAACTATCTTAATTCACAGTCTTGCCAAGAATTTGAAATATCTTTCCAGGGCCATGGCGATCGAAGTCTTCCCCGACAGCCCGAACGGGAGAAAGAGTCCTCGGATCTCATTCTCGCATGATCTTCCGCAAACAGACCTAGTACCCATCGAACAGCACATTGGGTCTGGTCCGGCCTCGTCCAGTAATGATTTCAATTTTTGTGCTTATCGTGCAAGCTTCGATCAAGAATCCTCCTCCGCCGACGAGCTTTTCTCCGGCGGAAAAATCATTACCACTGAGATCAAGAAAAGACAATCCCCGTCAAGAACATCCTATGAACCGCCACCGCCACCGCCACCGCCACCGCCACCGCCTCCACCGCCCCTTCAACTACCTCCACCTCTTCAGTGTCTTGAAGTTACCGAAAACAAGAGTCGTTCTGCCAAATCATTCAGGCTCGATGCAGAATCAGAAGACAAGGAGCAGAACCACAAGCCATCTTTTTGGAGCTTTAAGCGCAGCACAAGTTTGAACTGCAGCAGCGGCTACGCGCGAAGGTTCTGCTCTCTGCCGGTTTTTGCGCGAAGCTATTCGACTGGCTCAGCGGCTAGCGCGAAACGCTCGTCTGTTTCAAATAACCCGAAGCAGAATATTGCCAAGTATTCACCAAATATGCATTGGGAAAAACCAAAATCTGCTTCATGTACAGCAAATCACCAGAGGCCGCCATTGAAGAAGAATAAGAATTCCTCGaacaatgggattaaagttaaTCCTGTTTTGCATATTCCTCTTGCTAATATCTTCGGTTGGGCCTCCATATTTTCTGGTGGCAAggacaagaacaagaagaagtattaa
- the LOC142549619 gene encoding uncharacterized protein LOC142549619 translates to MAGRNSSPVIQNRTLDSLYASLDPKSLILSQFSDSSKPQFLQLTTESFILERGPRYKEYSDLREKRKRMKNLTEQQTPEKERGGTLQHRPVLTPPRKQVKFQGNLDFKTPPKRPKGSSILTQSVPDFSSALRKENRKPASPLPPINERSVTPPAGLLKSRRVYGNVGGASKSTGSAEKRSGGLMARKSYASIDELKGLAALAGKGIDRETRGRSARGIGKSFLG, encoded by the coding sequence ATGGCGGGGAGAAATAGCTCTCCGGTTATACAGAATCGGACCCTCGATTCTCTGTACGCTTCTCTCGATCCCAAATCCCTGATTCTCTCACAGTTCTCCGACTCCAGCAAACCACAGTTCCTGCAACTCACAACTGAGAGTTTCATCCTCGAGAGAGGTCCCAGGTACAAAGAATACTCCGATCTCAgagaaaaaaggaaaagaatgaAGAACTTGACAGAACAGCAAACCCCGGAAAAAGAAAGAGGAGGAACGCTGCAGCATCGGCCGGTTTTGACGCCTCCGAGGAAACAGGTGAAGTTTCAGGGGAATTTGGATTTCAAAACTCCGCCTAAGAGGCCGAAGGGATCATCCATCTTGACCCAGTCCGTGCCGGATTTCTCGTCGGCGCTGAGGAAGGAGAACCGTAAGCCCGCCTCACCACTGCCGCCAATCAACGAGCGGTCTGTCACCCCACCGGCGGGTTTATTGAAGAGCAGAAGGGTTTACGGTAACGTGGGAGGAGCGAGCAAATCCACTGGTTCTGCAGAGAAGAGGAGCGGGGGATTGATGGCTAGGAAGAGCTATGCGAGCATTGATGAATTGAAGGGACTCGCTGCTTTGGCAGGAAAAGGAATTGATAGGGAAACCAGAGGGAGGAGTGCCAGAGGAATTGGCAAGAGTTTCTTGGGCTAA
- the LOC142549618 gene encoding LEAF RUST 10 DISEASE-RESISTANCE LOCUS RECEPTOR-LIKE PROTEIN KINASE-like 2.4 isoform X1, translated as MNHRMEQNMYYLFHFFIFLSILPYTHCQRNEKCRQPFHCGGIRNISYPFWGSNRPEICGFPGFELLNCQFDAPLLNIDSRSYRVLEIDFVSQTLRVARQDLWNTTCPSVLHSTTLDSKLFEFPSVDSYENVSLYYDCKSKTDPVQAINLQNQFTCDVDRAKTVNLFAPGEPSGLGSNIICSNNISVPVSLSAARALSAPLASKNDLRDALAGGFSVQWLDKINNCESCLESGGVCGYDPDSWSVKCNNTKSTVAVVSGARPTSLSNLDQRQTIRASLPPSPGLAPAESPGPSPNHTRHHGKSGLSIVEKVLIGMVIFVATCLVICRTKHHIKRFLTGLCRETNPKVENFLLNNESLAPKRYKYSDIKKITESFSDKLGEGGYGSVYKGRLPDGQFVAVKLLTKTESDGEDFINEVASISKTSHINIVNLLGFCSERNKRALVYEFMPNKSLEKFIRNNGSINTGCQLNWETLYKIAVGVARGLEYLHKGCNTRIIHFDIKPQNILLDEEFCPKISDFGLAKLFKRKQSILSTLGARGTVGYIAPEVFSRNYGVVSHKSDVYSYGMMVLEMVGARNFVGLETSQASENICSDKFYEHVILQESMDDSKMSEEEDEAARKMFLVGFWCIQTIPSDRPSMSKVVEMLEGSLQYIQIPPKPYLFNPPVLGPGFSSISGNVDTG; from the exons ATGAATCACAGGATGGAGCAGAACATGTACTACTTATTTCatttcttcatttttttatcaatattaCCTTATACTCACTGCCAGCGGAACGAAAAATGTCGGCAGCCTTTTCATTGCGGTGGTATCCGCAACATAAGCTATCCCTTCTGGGGATCTAATCGCCCCGAGATTTGTGGCTTCCCAGGATTCGAGTTATTGAATTGCCAGTTTGATGCCCCGCTGCTAAATATCGATTCAAGAAGCTATCGGGTCCTGGAAATCGACTTCGTATCTCAAACTCTCAGGGTAGCAAGACAGGACTTATGGAACACTACATGCCCAAGTGTTCTGCATAGCACAACACTAGATTCGAAACTTTTCGAGTTTCCTTCGGTTGACAGCTATGAAAACGTCAGTTTATACTATGACTGCAAAAGTAAGACTGATCCGGTCCAGGCGATAAATCTTCAAAACCAATTTACATGTGATGTGGATAGGGCCAAAACCGTGAATCTTTTCGCGCCAGGGGAGCCTTCCGGGCTGGGATCCAATATAATATGCAGCAACAATATTTCAGTTCCAGTAAGCCTGTCTGCTGCGCGGGCTTTATCCGCTCCTCTGGCTTCAAAAAATGATTTGCGAGATGCTCTTGCAGGTGGGTTTTCGGTCCAATGGTTGGACAAGATTAACAACTGCGAGAGTTGCTTGGAGTCAGGTGGGGTTTGTGGGTATGACCCGGATTCATGGTCGGTTAAATGCAACAATACCAAGAGCACGGTGGCGGTGGTGAGCGGGGCAAGGCCTACTAGCCTCAGTAACCTTGATCAAAGACAGACTATACGGGCAAGCCTCCCTCCCAGTCCAG GTTTGGCTCCTGCCGAGAGTCCTGGTCCCTCCCCTAACCACACCAGACATCATG GTAAATCCGGGCTATCTATTGTGGAAAAAGTTCTAATAG GGATGGTCATATTTGTTGCAACGTGTTTAGTAATATGTCGAACGAAACATCACATTAAAAGATTTCTAACTGGTTTGTGTCGTGAAACTAATCCCAAAGTTGAAAATTTTCTACTCAATAATGAATCTCTGGCTCCAAAAAGATATAAATATTCCGATATCAAGAAAATAACCGAATCGTTTAGCGATAAACTCGGAGAAGGAGGATATGGAAGCGTATACAAAGGAAGGTTACCAGATGGGCAATTTGTCGCTGTCAAGCTATTGACGAAGACAGAAAGCGATGGAGAAGATTTCATTAATGAAGTTGCAAGCATCAGCAAAACTTCCCATATCAATATTGTAAATCTATTGGGATTTTGCTCTGAAAGGAACAAAAGAGCTTTAGTCTATGAATTTATGCCCAACAAATCTTTGGAAAAATTCATCAGAAACAATGGATCGATCAATACCGGTTGTCAACTGAATTGGGAAACGTTGTATAAGATTGCAGTTGGTGTTGCTCGAGGTCTAGAATATCTTCACAAAGGTTGCAATACGAGAATTATTCATTTTGACATCAAGCCTCAAAATATTCTTTTGGACGAAGAGTTCTGTCCCAAAATATCCGATTTCGGGCTCGCTAAACTATTCAAGAGGAAGCAAAGTATTTTATCCACGCTCGGGGCAAGAGGGACGGTTGGATATATAGCACCAGAAGTTTTTTCCAGGAATTATGGAGTAGTTTCTCACAAATCCGATGTGTACAGCTATGGTATGATGGTTCTCGAAATGGTGGGAGCCAGAAATTTTGTTGGTCTGGAAACAAGCCAGGCCAGCGAAAACATTTGTTCAGACAAATTTTATGAGCACGTAATACTTCAAGAAAGCATGGATGACAGCAAAATGAGTGAAGAGGAAGATGAAGCGGCTAGGAAAATGTTCTTGGTGGGGTTTTGGTGCATTCAGACCATTCCTTCGGACAGGCCATCGATGTCTAAGGTTGTGGAAATGCTTGAAGGAAGTCTCCAATATATACAAATTCCACCAAAGCCATACCTATTTAACCCTCCCGTGTTGGGGCCAGGATTTTCCTCAATCTCTGGAAACGTCGATACTGGTTAA
- the LOC142549618 gene encoding LEAF RUST 10 DISEASE-RESISTANCE LOCUS RECEPTOR-LIKE PROTEIN KINASE-like 2.1 isoform X2, translating into MNHRMEQNMYYLFHFFIFLSILPYTHCQRNEKCRQPFHCGGIRNISYPFWGSNRPEICGFPGFELLNCQFDAPLLNIDSRSYRVLEIDFVSQTLRVARQDLWNTTCPSVLHSTTLDSKLFEFPSVDSYENVSLYYDCKSKTDPVQAINLQNQFTCDVDRAKTVNLFAPGEPSGLGSNIICSNNISVPVSLSAARALSAPLASKNDLRDALAGGFSVQWLDKINNCESCLESGLAPAESPGPSPNHTRHHGKSGLSIVEKVLIGMVIFVATCLVICRTKHHIKRFLTGLCRETNPKVENFLLNNESLAPKRYKYSDIKKITESFSDKLGEGGYGSVYKGRLPDGQFVAVKLLTKTESDGEDFINEVASISKTSHINIVNLLGFCSERNKRALVYEFMPNKSLEKFIRNNGSINTGCQLNWETLYKIAVGVARGLEYLHKGCNTRIIHFDIKPQNILLDEEFCPKISDFGLAKLFKRKQSILSTLGARGTVGYIAPEVFSRNYGVVSHKSDVYSYGMMVLEMVGARNFVGLETSQASENICSDKFYEHVILQESMDDSKMSEEEDEAARKMFLVGFWCIQTIPSDRPSMSKVVEMLEGSLQYIQIPPKPYLFNPPVLGPGFSSISGNVDTG; encoded by the exons ATGAATCACAGGATGGAGCAGAACATGTACTACTTATTTCatttcttcatttttttatcaatattaCCTTATACTCACTGCCAGCGGAACGAAAAATGTCGGCAGCCTTTTCATTGCGGTGGTATCCGCAACATAAGCTATCCCTTCTGGGGATCTAATCGCCCCGAGATTTGTGGCTTCCCAGGATTCGAGTTATTGAATTGCCAGTTTGATGCCCCGCTGCTAAATATCGATTCAAGAAGCTATCGGGTCCTGGAAATCGACTTCGTATCTCAAACTCTCAGGGTAGCAAGACAGGACTTATGGAACACTACATGCCCAAGTGTTCTGCATAGCACAACACTAGATTCGAAACTTTTCGAGTTTCCTTCGGTTGACAGCTATGAAAACGTCAGTTTATACTATGACTGCAAAAGTAAGACTGATCCGGTCCAGGCGATAAATCTTCAAAACCAATTTACATGTGATGTGGATAGGGCCAAAACCGTGAATCTTTTCGCGCCAGGGGAGCCTTCCGGGCTGGGATCCAATATAATATGCAGCAACAATATTTCAGTTCCAGTAAGCCTGTCTGCTGCGCGGGCTTTATCCGCTCCTCTGGCTTCAAAAAATGATTTGCGAGATGCTCTTGCAGGTGGGTTTTCGGTCCAATGGTTGGACAAGATTAACAACTGCGAGAGTTGCTTGGAGTCAG GTTTGGCTCCTGCCGAGAGTCCTGGTCCCTCCCCTAACCACACCAGACATCATG GTAAATCCGGGCTATCTATTGTGGAAAAAGTTCTAATAG GGATGGTCATATTTGTTGCAACGTGTTTAGTAATATGTCGAACGAAACATCACATTAAAAGATTTCTAACTGGTTTGTGTCGTGAAACTAATCCCAAAGTTGAAAATTTTCTACTCAATAATGAATCTCTGGCTCCAAAAAGATATAAATATTCCGATATCAAGAAAATAACCGAATCGTTTAGCGATAAACTCGGAGAAGGAGGATATGGAAGCGTATACAAAGGAAGGTTACCAGATGGGCAATTTGTCGCTGTCAAGCTATTGACGAAGACAGAAAGCGATGGAGAAGATTTCATTAATGAAGTTGCAAGCATCAGCAAAACTTCCCATATCAATATTGTAAATCTATTGGGATTTTGCTCTGAAAGGAACAAAAGAGCTTTAGTCTATGAATTTATGCCCAACAAATCTTTGGAAAAATTCATCAGAAACAATGGATCGATCAATACCGGTTGTCAACTGAATTGGGAAACGTTGTATAAGATTGCAGTTGGTGTTGCTCGAGGTCTAGAATATCTTCACAAAGGTTGCAATACGAGAATTATTCATTTTGACATCAAGCCTCAAAATATTCTTTTGGACGAAGAGTTCTGTCCCAAAATATCCGATTTCGGGCTCGCTAAACTATTCAAGAGGAAGCAAAGTATTTTATCCACGCTCGGGGCAAGAGGGACGGTTGGATATATAGCACCAGAAGTTTTTTCCAGGAATTATGGAGTAGTTTCTCACAAATCCGATGTGTACAGCTATGGTATGATGGTTCTCGAAATGGTGGGAGCCAGAAATTTTGTTGGTCTGGAAACAAGCCAGGCCAGCGAAAACATTTGTTCAGACAAATTTTATGAGCACGTAATACTTCAAGAAAGCATGGATGACAGCAAAATGAGTGAAGAGGAAGATGAAGCGGCTAGGAAAATGTTCTTGGTGGGGTTTTGGTGCATTCAGACCATTCCTTCGGACAGGCCATCGATGTCTAAGGTTGTGGAAATGCTTGAAGGAAGTCTCCAATATATACAAATTCCACCAAAGCCATACCTATTTAACCCTCCCGTGTTGGGGCCAGGATTTTCCTCAATCTCTGGAAACGTCGATACTGGTTAA